The genomic DNA GACGTGACCCACCCGGCCACGGCCCGCATGCTGCAGAAGCGGGGCGTACGCGGAACCTTCTACATCAACACCGACACCGTCGGGCGCGACGCCAAGCTGACCCGCGCGCAGCTCGCCGCGATCGCCAAGGGAGGGCATGAGATCGGCGGCCACACGCTGACCCACGTCCGCCTCACCGAGCTGACCAGAAGCGAGCAGCGCGAGCAGATTTGCGACGACCGCAGGACGCTGGTGGCGTGGGGGTACCGGCCCACCACCCTCGCCTACCCGTTCGGCTCTGTCGACGCCGATGCCGAGGCGGTGGCCCGGCAGTGCGGCTACGACGCGGCTCGCGGGGTCGGTGGGCTCAAGGAGTGGGGATGCCCCTCCTGCCCGGCCGCCGAGAAGTCGCGCCCGGCGGACCGCTACGACATCCGCACACCGGGCTCGGTCCGCGAGGACACGCTGCTGCGCCAGCTGAGGCAGCAGGTCCTCAACGCCGAGAAGAGCGGCGGACTCGTCACCCTGGTGTTCCACCGGGTCTGCGACGACTGCGGCGTCTACTCGGTGTCCCCCCGGACCCTGGACGACTTCCTCGGCTGGCTGGTGAGCCGCAAGGCCCACGGCACGGTCGTCAAGACCCTCCAGGACGCGATCGGCGCCCGCTACCGGCCCGTGCCCGGGGAGTAGCGCGGCGCCGCATCGGCGTCAGGTCACAGGCTGATCGCCTCGGGGCCGATCAGGGCCTTCACATCGGCGCTGAACGATGACTCGGCACTGACCGAGAAGTCGGGCAGCGCCACGATCATGGTCTTCCCGGAGGGCCTGCGCAGGTTGATCCGTACCGGCACCTTGCCCTGATGGGTTTTGAGGACGTTGCGCAGCTCCTCGACCAGCACCGGCGTGACGCGCTCCTCCCGCAGGGTGATCGTGACGGGGTGCCCGGAGTCGCTGGTGATGCCGGAGACGTCGATCGGCGTCAGGTCGTTGGCGAAGATCGAAATGGCGCCGTCGCGGCTGCTGACCTGCCCGGCGACCGAAACGACGGCGTCTTCCCGCAGCTCGGGGGCGTACAGCTCGTAGTTCTTCGGAAAGAACAGGCACTCGACGGCGCTGTCCATGTCCTCGACGACGACGATGGCCCAGAGCTTCCCGGCCTTGTTGACCCTCTTGTCGACCTTCGTGATGAGCCCGCACACCTTGACGTCGGCGCGGTCCTGACCGTTTTCGAGGAGG from Streptosporangium sp. NBC_01756 includes the following:
- a CDS encoding polysaccharide deacetylase family protein, whose translation is MKIVRWAAALPAALVALAFLQPAAHAESAKPPKVRTVVSLTFDDGDVTHPATARMLQKRGVRGTFYINTDTVGRDAKLTRAQLAAIAKGGHEIGGHTLTHVRLTELTRSEQREQICDDRRTLVAWGYRPTTLAYPFGSVDADAEAVARQCGYDAARGVGGLKEWGCPSCPAAEKSRPADRYDIRTPGSVREDTLLRQLRQQVLNAEKSGGLVTLVFHRVCDDCGVYSVSPRTLDDFLGWLVSRKAHGTVVKTLQDAIGARYRPVPGE